A region of Streptomyces cinnamoneus DNA encodes the following proteins:
- a CDS encoding ABC transporter permease, which produces MTAPLHDTGAAETAAVDVAAGVPAKAIEGRSPWRIAWVRLRRDKVALGGGVVVLLLVLVAVFAPVIVGLLGHPPNDYHEDQIDALFGTPKGSWGGINSDFLFGVEPVNGRDVFSRVVYGARVSLLVAFLSAVVAVVIGTAVGIVAGYFGGWIDAVVSRVMDLLLAFPQLLFILALISVVPNSLWGLSGSGVRMAVLIAVIGFFGWPYVGRIVRGQTLSLREREYVEAARSLGAGRFYILFRELLPNLVAPITVYATLMIPTNVLTEAALSFLGAGVKPPTSSWGQMLSKAVATYENDPLFMIIPGLAIFVTVLAFNLFGDGVRDALDPKGAR; this is translated from the coding sequence ATGACGGCACCACTGCACGATACGGGCGCGGCCGAGACCGCGGCGGTCGACGTCGCCGCCGGCGTCCCGGCGAAGGCCATCGAGGGCCGCTCCCCCTGGCGCATCGCCTGGGTCCGGCTGAGGCGCGACAAGGTGGCCCTCGGCGGCGGGGTCGTCGTCCTGCTGCTGGTCCTGGTCGCGGTGTTCGCACCGGTGATCGTGGGACTGCTGGGTCATCCGCCGAACGATTACCACGAGGACCAGATCGACGCCCTCTTCGGCACCCCGAAGGGCTCCTGGGGCGGCATCAACTCGGACTTCCTCTTCGGAGTCGAGCCGGTCAACGGGCGTGACGTCTTCAGCCGCGTCGTCTACGGGGCCCGGGTCTCGCTGCTCGTGGCCTTCCTCTCGGCCGTCGTCGCCGTGGTGATCGGCACGGCGGTCGGCATCGTCGCCGGCTACTTCGGCGGCTGGATCGACGCGGTCGTCAGCCGGGTGATGGACCTGCTGCTCGCCTTCCCCCAGCTGCTGTTCATCCTCGCGCTGATCTCGGTGGTGCCCAACTCGCTGTGGGGCCTCAGCGGTTCGGGCGTACGCATGGCCGTGCTGATCGCGGTCATCGGCTTCTTCGGCTGGCCGTACGTGGGGCGCATCGTGCGGGGCCAGACGCTCTCGCTCAGAGAGCGCGAGTACGTGGAGGCGGCGCGCAGCCTGGGCGCGGGCCGGTTCTACATCCTCTTCCGGGAGCTGCTGCCGAACCTGGTCGCGCCGATCACCGTCTACGCCACGCTGATGATCCCGACCAACGTGCTCACCGAGGCGGCGCTGAGCTTCCTGGGCGCCGGCGTGAAGCCGCCGACCTCGTCCTGGGGGCAGATGCTCTCCAAGGCCGTGGCGACCTACGAGAACGACCCGCTCTTCATGATCATCCCAGGTCTCGCCATCTTCGTCACCGTGCTGGCCTTCAACCTCTTCGGCGACGGCGTACGGGACGCGCTGGACCCCAAGGGCGCCCGCTGA
- the gcvH gene encoding glycine cleavage system protein GcvH yields MSNPQQLRYTKEHEWLSATDENGVATVGITEFAANALGDVVYAQLPAVGDTVTAGETCGELESTKSVSDLYAPVTGEVVEANQDVVDDPALVNTAPFEGGWLFKVKITDEPAELLTADEYTAFAG; encoded by the coding sequence ATGAGCAACCCCCAGCAGCTGCGCTACACCAAGGAGCACGAGTGGCTGTCGGCCACCGACGAGAACGGTGTGGCGACGGTCGGCATCACCGAGTTCGCGGCGAACGCGCTCGGTGACGTCGTCTACGCCCAGCTCCCGGCCGTCGGTGACACGGTCACCGCGGGCGAGACCTGTGGCGAGCTGGAGTCCACCAAGTCGGTCAGCGACCTGTACGCCCCGGTGACCGGCGAGGTCGTCGAGGCCAACCAGGACGTCGTGGACGACCCGGCGCTGGTGAACACCGCCCCCTTCGAGGGCGGCTGGCTGTTCAAGGTGAAGATCACGGACGAGCCGGCGGAGCTGCTGACCGCCGACGAGTACACCGCCTTCGCCGGCTGA
- the gcvT gene encoding glycine cleavage system aminomethyltransferase GcvT, which translates to MTEAPRRTALDATHRALGATMTDFAGWDMPLRYGSERDEHLAVRTRAGLFDLSHMGEITLTGPGAGRALDHALVGDLSALAVGRARYTMICEAGGGILDDLIVYRLGEQEYMVVANASNAQVVLDALTERAAGFDAVVRDDRENYALIAVQGPASPGILKSVTDADLDGLKYYAGLPGTVAGVSALIARTGYTGEDGFELFVAPSDAEKLWQALTEAGADAGLVPCGLSCRDTLRLEAGMPLYGHELTTATTPFDAGLGRVVKFDKAGDFVGREALTAAAERAASAPPRKLVGLIAAGRRVPRAGYPVVTADGTVVGEVTSGAPSPTLGKPIAIAYVDAAHATAGTEGVCVDIRGTHEPYEVVALPFYKRER; encoded by the coding sequence ATGACCGAAGCCCCCCGCCGTACCGCCCTCGACGCCACGCACCGCGCGCTGGGCGCCACCATGACCGACTTCGCGGGCTGGGACATGCCCCTGCGCTACGGCAGCGAGCGCGACGAACACCTCGCGGTGCGCACCCGCGCGGGCCTGTTCGACCTGTCCCACATGGGCGAGATCACCCTGACGGGCCCCGGGGCCGGCCGGGCGCTCGACCACGCCCTCGTGGGCGACCTGTCCGCGCTGGCCGTCGGCCGCGCCCGCTACACCATGATCTGCGAGGCCGGCGGCGGCATCCTGGACGACCTGATCGTCTACCGCCTCGGCGAGCAGGAGTACATGGTCGTGGCCAACGCCTCCAACGCCCAGGTGGTGCTGGACGCGCTCACCGAGCGCGCGGCGGGCTTCGACGCGGTGGTCCGGGACGACCGCGAGAACTACGCGCTGATCGCCGTGCAGGGCCCGGCCTCCCCCGGCATCCTGAAGTCCGTCACGGACGCCGACCTGGACGGCCTGAAGTACTACGCGGGCCTGCCGGGCACCGTCGCCGGCGTGTCCGCGCTGATCGCCCGCACCGGCTACACCGGCGAGGACGGCTTCGAGCTCTTTGTCGCGCCCTCGGACGCGGAGAAGCTGTGGCAGGCGCTGACCGAGGCGGGCGCCGACGCCGGTCTCGTCCCCTGCGGGCTCTCCTGCCGCGACACGCTGCGCCTGGAGGCGGGCATGCCGCTGTACGGGCACGAGCTGACCACGGCCACCACGCCGTTCGACGCGGGTCTGGGCCGGGTCGTGAAGTTCGACAAGGCGGGCGACTTCGTCGGCCGCGAGGCACTGACGGCCGCGGCCGAGCGGGCCGCGAGCGCCCCGCCGCGCAAGCTCGTCGGGCTGATCGCGGCCGGCCGCCGGGTGCCGCGCGCCGGCTACCCCGTGGTGACCGCCGACGGAACGGTCGTGGGCGAGGTCACCTCCGGCGCCCCCTCCCCCACACTCGGTAAGCCGATCGCGATCGCCTACGTCGACGCGGCGCACGCCACGGCGGGGACGGAAGGGGTATGCGTGGACATCCGCGGCACCCACGAGCCGTACGAGGTCGTCGCGCTGCCCTTCTACAAGCGGGAACGCTGA
- a CDS encoding enhanced serine sensitivity protein SseB C-terminal domain-containing protein yields MSAGAESGLEQVLRQVAPGRYDSYEALLRALAEGRVWMLLWHGQAGSPDAQYGNMEVDGLGYAPCVTSAQELAASGWNRAHEVVSGRSVAASLYPDRWGLWLNPHAPGGGVGIPWLDLRRITAGLDRLPAGPLRLSEPAVDIPQFYALLGQNAHRTSVVRSLRRAWVQPTLGSPYLAVGLDLYDTSPAAVEAVRLMMQQSVGVVPEGLPVSTVSMADEYDPVAMWMRANARPFFDRDAYGGSAPAPTGGYGYPPQQGWQAGAY; encoded by the coding sequence GTGAGCGCGGGCGCGGAGAGCGGCCTGGAGCAAGTGCTGCGCCAAGTGGCGCCCGGCCGGTACGACAGCTACGAGGCGCTGCTGCGCGCCCTGGCCGAGGGCCGGGTCTGGATGCTGCTGTGGCACGGTCAGGCGGGCTCCCCCGATGCCCAGTACGGGAACATGGAGGTCGACGGGCTGGGCTACGCCCCCTGTGTGACCTCCGCCCAGGAGCTGGCCGCCAGCGGCTGGAACCGCGCCCACGAGGTGGTTTCCGGTCGTTCCGTCGCCGCCTCGCTCTACCCGGACCGCTGGGGCCTGTGGCTCAACCCGCACGCGCCCGGCGGCGGCGTCGGCATCCCCTGGCTCGACCTGCGCCGCATCACCGCCGGCCTGGACCGGCTGCCCGCCGGGCCGCTGCGCCTGAGCGAACCGGCCGTGGACATTCCGCAGTTCTACGCCCTCCTCGGGCAGAACGCCCACCGCACGTCCGTGGTCCGGTCGTTGCGCCGGGCCTGGGTGCAGCCCACGCTGGGCAGCCCCTACCTGGCGGTCGGGCTCGACCTGTACGACACCTCCCCGGCGGCCGTGGAAGCCGTGCGGCTGATGATGCAGCAGTCGGTCGGTGTGGTGCCGGAGGGGCTGCCGGTGTCCACGGTCTCGATGGCCGACGAGTACGACCCCGTGGCGATGTGGATGCGGGCCAACGCGCGTCCGTTCTTCGACCGCGACGCCTACGGCGGCTCCGCGCCCGCGCCGACCGGGGGCTACGGCTATCCGCCCCAGCAGGGCTGGCAGGCCGGGGCGTACTGA
- a CDS encoding ABC transporter permease, producing the protein MFAYLVRRLFAVILMMLVVTLVTFCIFFAIPKLTGSDPAALYVGKQADPAAIEGIRQKLGLSDPILVQFWHFVSGIFAGRDYTGGGTSFHCDVPCFGYSFRTEQAIWPVLQDRLPVTLSLAGGACVVWLLAGVTTGVVSALKRGTALDRTAMTTALAGVSLPIYFTALLSLAAFHYGLGWLSADYVDFSDDPGEWFANLILPWVTLAFLYAAMYARLTRATMLEILGEDYIRTARAKGLSERVVIGKHAMRSTMTPIITILGMDLGALVGGAILTETAFNLPGLGQAAVRAIGDRDLPLILGVTLITATAVVVANLVVDLLYAVIDPRVRLS; encoded by the coding sequence GTGTTCGCTTATCTCGTCAGGCGGCTGTTCGCCGTCATCCTGATGATGCTCGTGGTCACCCTGGTGACCTTCTGCATCTTCTTCGCGATCCCCAAGCTCACGGGGTCCGACCCCGCCGCGCTCTACGTCGGGAAGCAGGCGGATCCCGCCGCCATCGAGGGCATCCGGCAGAAACTCGGCCTCTCCGACCCGATCCTCGTGCAGTTCTGGCACTTCGTCTCCGGCATCTTCGCCGGCCGCGACTACACGGGAGGCGGCACCAGCTTCCACTGTGACGTCCCCTGCTTCGGCTACTCCTTCCGCACCGAGCAGGCCATCTGGCCGGTGCTCCAGGACCGGCTGCCCGTCACGCTCTCGCTCGCCGGCGGAGCGTGCGTGGTGTGGCTGCTGGCGGGCGTCACCACCGGCGTCGTCTCCGCCCTCAAGCGGGGCACCGCCCTCGACCGCACCGCGATGACGACGGCCCTGGCCGGTGTCTCGCTGCCGATCTACTTCACGGCGCTGCTGTCGCTGGCGGCCTTCCACTACGGGCTCGGCTGGCTGAGCGCCGACTACGTCGACTTCTCCGACGACCCGGGGGAGTGGTTCGCCAACCTGATCCTGCCATGGGTCACCCTGGCGTTCCTCTACGCGGCCATGTACGCCCGGCTCACCCGGGCCACCATGCTGGAGATCCTGGGCGAGGACTACATCCGCACCGCCCGCGCCAAGGGCCTGAGCGAGCGGGTCGTCATCGGCAAGCACGCCATGCGCTCCACGATGACGCCCATCATCACCATCCTGGGCATGGACCTCGGGGCCCTCGTCGGCGGTGCGATCCTCACCGAGACCGCGTTCAACCTCCCCGGCCTCGGCCAGGCCGCGGTACGGGCCATCGGCGACCGCGACCTGCCGCTGATCCTCGGCGTCACGCTCATCACGGCGACCGCGGTGGTCGTCGCCAACCTCGTCGTGGACCTCCTGTACGCCGTGATCGACCCCCGAGTGAGGCTCTCATGA
- a CDS encoding enhanced serine sensitivity protein SseB, translating to MSIPEHPGHYGAPQATDVAAPTLPSTWPANELEGVLAASLGVPGAGARIVEVLGRSSLWIPLPAGGGPDSPDLDLPTVELDGAAYVPVFSSEAEFLRVVGDRMPFAVAPAVEFARGLPPQVGIAVNPDGTVAVPLPPPAVAELCRAGRTALDGDATGGRVRLFEPDWQQEPTAFLAAAGLEFAALPGVRTGRRALASVEGADPALFVGVELDLPDPAARTAAVEAVGRALGAVPVPWPVQLVFLDVAQDPVGDWIRDRVRPFYDRDL from the coding sequence ATGAGCATCCCCGAGCACCCAGGGCACTACGGCGCACCCCAGGCCACGGACGTGGCGGCCCCCACCCTTCCGTCCACGTGGCCCGCCAACGAACTCGAAGGCGTGCTCGCGGCCTCCCTGGGCGTCCCCGGCGCCGGAGCCCGCATCGTCGAGGTCCTCGGCCGCAGCAGCCTGTGGATCCCGCTGCCGGCCGGCGGCGGCCCCGACAGCCCTGACCTCGACCTGCCCACCGTCGAGCTGGACGGCGCCGCGTACGTACCGGTGTTCAGCTCCGAGGCGGAGTTCCTGCGCGTCGTGGGCGACCGGATGCCCTTCGCCGTCGCCCCCGCCGTCGAGTTCGCCCGCGGCCTGCCCCCGCAGGTGGGCATCGCGGTCAACCCGGACGGAACGGTCGCCGTGCCGCTGCCGCCGCCCGCTGTGGCCGAGCTGTGCCGCGCCGGCCGCACGGCCCTGGACGGGGACGCGACGGGCGGCCGGGTGCGGCTCTTCGAGCCGGACTGGCAGCAGGAGCCGACCGCCTTCCTGGCCGCCGCCGGCCTGGAGTTCGCGGCCCTGCCCGGCGTCCGCACCGGGCGCCGCGCGCTCGCCAGCGTGGAGGGCGCCGATCCGGCGCTGTTCGTCGGCGTGGAGCTGGACCTGCCCGATCCGGCCGCCCGGACCGCCGCCGTGGAGGCCGTCGGCCGGGCGCTGGGCGCGGTGCCCGTGCCCTGGCCCGTCCAACTGGTCTTCCTCGACGTCGCGCAGGACCCCGTCGGTGACTGGATCCGCGACCGGGTGCGGCCGTTCTACGACCGTGACCTGTGA
- a CDS encoding ABC transporter substrate-binding protein encodes MTTQRTSRRRLAAGAALVVAALVSTTACGGGGSKDGKGDGKAPGFNAAVNKVANASDKKGGELKFIATQDADSWDPQRGYYGFGWDFARYFTRTLVTPKPAPGEESVAVVPDLATDTGQVSADKKTYTFTLRDGVTWEDGKPVTSRDVKYGIERTWAQDKISGGPLWLMKTLDPDQTYKGPYRDESPDKLGLKAIETPDDKTVVFHLPKPNGDFLQMLAIPAAAPVRADKDTGEKYGLRVFSNGPYKWVSYSPNKGLELTRNDKWKKDSDPVRKALPDKITVKITTNADDMDNKLIAGEYDIDLNATGMGSAGRQNALGSHKANVDNPLTGFIRYAAMPKSVEPFNNEHCRKAVMYGADHTSLQTARGGPQAGGDIGVNMLPPAVKGHDGNYDPFQMKQGKPDEAKAKEELKACGKPEGFSTTIAVRNNKPIEVATAESLQASLKKIGINAQIDQYDGAQYSSIIGAPKNVKAKNYGIIIMGWGADFPSGQGYLQPIADGRFITESGNQNFAEVDEPAINKLFDDAIAEIDPDKAAKIYQEANKKVTEGAWYLPFTYEKNIIWRSSRLTNVYTSDAYNGRYDYASLGVVK; translated from the coding sequence TTGACTACCCAACGAACTTCGAGGCGCAGACTGGCCGCGGGGGCGGCCCTCGTGGTCGCGGCCCTGGTCTCCACCACCGCCTGCGGCGGCGGAGGGAGCAAGGACGGCAAGGGCGACGGCAAGGCCCCCGGCTTCAACGCCGCCGTCAACAAGGTGGCCAACGCCTCCGACAAGAAGGGCGGCGAGCTGAAGTTCATCGCCACCCAGGACGCCGACAGCTGGGACCCGCAGCGCGGCTACTACGGCTTCGGCTGGGACTTCGCGCGCTACTTCACCCGGACGCTCGTCACCCCCAAGCCGGCTCCCGGCGAGGAGAGCGTCGCGGTCGTACCGGACCTGGCCACGGACACCGGCCAGGTGTCCGCCGACAAGAAGACCTACACCTTCACCCTGCGCGACGGTGTGACCTGGGAGGACGGAAAGCCGGTCACCAGCCGGGACGTCAAGTACGGCATCGAGCGCACCTGGGCCCAGGACAAGATCTCCGGCGGCCCGCTGTGGCTGATGAAGACGCTCGACCCCGACCAGACCTACAAGGGCCCCTACCGGGACGAGAGCCCGGACAAGCTGGGCCTGAAGGCGATCGAGACGCCGGACGACAAGACCGTCGTCTTCCACCTCCCCAAGCCCAACGGCGACTTCCTGCAGATGCTGGCGATCCCCGCGGCGGCGCCGGTGCGGGCGGACAAGGACACCGGCGAGAAGTACGGCCTGCGGGTGTTCTCCAACGGCCCCTACAAGTGGGTGTCCTATAGCCCGAACAAGGGCCTTGAGCTGACCCGCAACGACAAGTGGAAGAAGGACTCCGACCCGGTCCGCAAGGCCCTGCCGGACAAGATCACGGTCAAGATCACCACCAACGCCGACGACATGGACAACAAGCTCATCGCCGGCGAGTACGACATCGACCTCAACGCCACGGGCATGGGCTCCGCCGGCCGGCAGAACGCCCTCGGCTCCCACAAGGCCAACGTCGACAACCCGCTGACGGGATTCATCCGCTACGCCGCGATGCCCAAGTCCGTGGAGCCGTTCAACAACGAGCACTGCCGCAAGGCGGTCATGTACGGCGCCGACCACACCTCGCTGCAGACCGCGCGCGGCGGCCCCCAGGCGGGCGGTGACATCGGCGTCAACATGCTGCCGCCGGCCGTGAAGGGCCACGACGGCAACTACGACCCGTTCCAGATGAAGCAGGGCAAGCCCGACGAGGCCAAGGCGAAGGAGGAGCTGAAGGCCTGCGGCAAGCCGGAGGGCTTCAGCACCACCATCGCCGTCCGCAACAACAAGCCGATCGAGGTCGCCACCGCCGAATCGCTCCAGGCGTCCCTGAAGAAGATCGGCATCAACGCCCAGATCGACCAGTACGACGGCGCCCAGTACTCCAGCATCATCGGCGCACCGAAGAACGTGAAGGCCAAGAACTACGGCATCATCATCATGGGCTGGGGCGCGGACTTCCCCAGCGGCCAGGGCTACCTCCAGCCCATCGCGGACGGCCGCTTCATCACCGAGAGCGGCAACCAGAACTTCGCCGAGGTCGACGAGCCGGCGATCAACAAGCTCTTCGACGACGCCATCGCCGAGATCGACCCCGACAAGGCCGCCAAGATCTACCAGGAGGCCAACAAGAAGGTCACCGAGGGCGCCTGGTACCTGCCCTTCACCTACGAGAAGAACATCATCTGGCGCAGCTCCCGGCTGACCAACGTCTACACGTCCGACGCGTACAACGGCCGCTACGACTACGCCTCGCTCGGCGTCGTCAAGTGA
- the glyA gene encoding serine hydroxymethyltransferase produces the protein MSLLNSSLHELDPDVAAAVDAELHRQQSTLEMIASENFAPVAVMEAQGSVLTNKYAEGYPGRRYYGGCEHVDVVEQIAIDRIKALFGAEAANVQPHSGAQANAAAMFALLNPGDTILGLNLAHGGHLTHGMKINFSGKLYNVVAYHVDEQTNRVDMEEVERLAKEHRPKLIVAGWSAYPRQLDFAAFRRIADEVGAYLMVDMAHFAGLVAAGLHPSPVPHAHVVTTTTHKTLGGPRGGVILSTADLAKKINSAVFPGQQGGPLEHVIAAKAVSFKVAASEEFKERQQRTLEGAKILAERLVQPDVAEAGVSVLSGGTDVHLVLVDLRNSELDGQQAEDRLHEVGITVNRNAIPNDPRPPMITSGLRIGTPALATRGFQTEDFREVADIIAEALKPGFDAEALRGRVTALAAKHPLYPGLK, from the coding sequence ATGTCGCTTCTGAACAGCTCCCTCCATGAGCTCGACCCCGACGTCGCCGCCGCCGTCGACGCCGAACTCCACCGCCAGCAGTCCACCCTCGAGATGATCGCGTCGGAGAACTTCGCTCCGGTCGCCGTCATGGAGGCCCAGGGCTCGGTCCTCACCAACAAGTACGCCGAGGGCTACCCGGGCCGCCGCTACTACGGCGGCTGCGAGCACGTCGACGTCGTCGAGCAGATCGCGATCGACCGCATCAAGGCGCTCTTCGGCGCCGAGGCCGCGAACGTCCAGCCGCACTCCGGCGCGCAGGCCAACGCCGCCGCCATGTTCGCCCTGCTCAACCCGGGCGACACCATCCTGGGCCTGAACCTCGCGCACGGCGGGCACCTGACCCACGGCATGAAGATCAACTTCTCGGGCAAGCTCTACAACGTGGTCGCCTACCACGTCGACGAGCAGACCAACCGGGTGGACATGGAGGAGGTCGAGCGCCTCGCCAAGGAGCACCGCCCGAAGCTGATCGTGGCCGGCTGGTCCGCCTACCCGCGCCAGCTGGACTTCGCGGCCTTCCGCCGGATCGCCGACGAGGTCGGCGCGTACCTGATGGTCGACATGGCCCACTTCGCGGGCCTGGTCGCCGCCGGGCTGCACCCCTCCCCGGTGCCGCACGCGCACGTCGTCACCACCACCACGCACAAGACCCTGGGCGGTCCGCGCGGCGGTGTGATCCTCTCCACCGCCGACCTGGCCAAGAAGATCAACTCCGCCGTCTTCCCCGGTCAGCAGGGTGGCCCGCTGGAGCACGTGATCGCCGCCAAGGCCGTCAGCTTCAAGGTCGCGGCGAGCGAGGAGTTCAAGGAGCGCCAGCAGCGTACGCTGGAGGGCGCGAAGATCCTGGCCGAGCGCCTGGTGCAGCCGGACGTGGCCGAGGCGGGCGTCTCCGTCCTCTCCGGCGGCACGGACGTGCACCTGGTCCTCGTGGACCTGCGCAACTCCGAGCTGGACGGCCAGCAGGCCGAGGACCGCCTCCACGAGGTCGGGATCACGGTCAACCGCAACGCCATCCCCAACGACCCGCGGCCCCCGATGATCACCTCGGGTCTGCGGATCGGCACGCCGGCGCTGGCGACGCGGGGCTTCCAGACGGAGGACTTCCGCGAGGTCGCCGACATCATCGCCGAGGCCCTCAAGCCGGGCTTCGACGCCGAGGCGCTGCGCGGCCGCGTCACCGCCCTGGCGGCGAAGCACCCGCTGTACCCCGGTCTGAAGTAG
- a CDS encoding ABC transporter ATP-binding protein, with the protein MTTVPDPAGTSGPPAKKTPRLAKSRDVPAQGGAVGEPVSGGGAPTAFLDVRDLRVHFPTDDGLVKSVDGLSFQLEKGRTLGIVGESGSGKSVTSLGIMGLHTVGQYGRRKARISGEIWLDGTELMGADPERVRRLRGREMAMIFQDPLSAMHPYFTVGAQIVEAYRVHHDVDKKTARRRAVELLDRVGIPQPDRRVDDYPHQFSGGMRQRAMIAMALVNNPDLLIADEPTTALDVTVQAQILDLIRDLQTEFGSAVIIITHDLGVVAELADDILVMYGGRCVEQGPAEQVFHEPQHPYTWGLLGSMPRIDREQTERLIPVKGSPPSLINLPAGCAFNPRCPYADVPPGGVTRTERPELRLVPGRERHLSACHMAPQERTRIWTEEIAPKL; encoded by the coding sequence ATGACGACCGTTCCCGACCCGGCCGGCACCTCCGGCCCCCCGGCGAAGAAGACGCCGCGCCTCGCGAAGTCCCGCGACGTCCCGGCCCAGGGGGGCGCCGTGGGCGAGCCCGTGAGCGGCGGCGGGGCGCCCACCGCGTTCCTCGACGTGCGCGACCTGCGCGTCCACTTCCCCACCGACGACGGCCTGGTCAAGTCCGTCGACGGCCTCTCCTTCCAGCTGGAGAAGGGCCGGACCCTCGGCATCGTGGGGGAGTCCGGCTCCGGCAAGTCGGTGACCTCGCTGGGCATCATGGGCCTCCACACCGTCGGCCAGTACGGCCGCCGCAAGGCCAGGATCAGCGGCGAGATCTGGCTGGACGGCACCGAGCTGATGGGTGCCGACCCCGAGCGGGTGCGGCGGCTGCGCGGCCGCGAGATGGCGATGATCTTCCAGGACCCGCTGTCGGCCATGCACCCGTACTTCACCGTCGGCGCCCAGATCGTCGAGGCCTACCGCGTCCACCACGACGTGGACAAGAAGACCGCCCGCAGACGGGCCGTCGAGCTGCTGGACCGCGTCGGCATCCCCCAGCCCGACCGGCGGGTGGACGACTACCCCCACCAGTTCTCCGGCGGCATGCGCCAGCGCGCGATGATCGCCATGGCGCTGGTCAACAACCCCGACCTGCTCATCGCCGACGAGCCGACCACCGCGCTGGACGTCACCGTCCAGGCACAGATCCTCGACCTGATCCGCGACCTCCAGACGGAGTTCGGCTCCGCGGTCATCATCATCACCCACGACCTCGGCGTCGTCGCCGAGCTGGCCGACGACATCCTGGTGATGTACGGGGGGCGCTGCGTCGAGCAGGGGCCGGCCGAGCAGGTCTTCCACGAGCCCCAGCACCCCTACACCTGGGGCCTGCTGGGCTCCATGCCGCGCATCGACCGCGAGCAGACCGAGCGGCTGATCCCGGTGAAGGGCTCCCCGCCCAGCCTGATCAACCTGCCGGCCGGCTGCGCCTTCAACCCGCGCTGCCCCTACGCCGACGTACCCCCGGGCGGCGTCACCCGCACCGAGCGGCCCGAGCTGCGCCTGGTGCCCGGCCGGGAACGGCACCTGTCCGCGTGCCACATGGCGCCACAGGAGCGCACCCGGATCTGGACCGAAGAGATCGCACCGAAGCTGTGA
- a CDS encoding AAA family ATPase, with product MPTDVEGQAADPWRGPAGPAAPGRVIDLRGERAAPVELRYALGDLLVVSGLPGSGKSTLIRRAVAALDGRGTPIVCVDSQDSRDRFERRTPPWLPYGLYRPLVRLVHFAALRRALRSGASVVVHDCGQRGWVRRWLVRDARRRGAAVHVLLLAVDAGTALAGQAARGRTVPPRVFARHRRAMGALVGRVTAGRVPPGVSSAALLDRASARAVRVIAFG from the coding sequence GTGCCTACAGACGTGGAGGGGCAGGCGGCGGACCCATGGCGGGGCCCGGCCGGGCCCGCGGCACCCGGGCGCGTGATCGACCTCCGGGGCGAGCGGGCGGCGCCGGTGGAGCTGCGGTACGCCCTCGGCGACCTGCTGGTCGTCTCGGGCCTGCCCGGCAGCGGCAAGTCCACGCTGATCCGCCGGGCGGTGGCCGCCCTGGACGGCCGGGGCACCCCGATCGTGTGCGTCGACTCCCAGGACTCCCGCGACCGCTTCGAGCGCCGCACGCCCCCGTGGCTGCCGTACGGCCTCTACCGCCCGCTGGTCCGCCTCGTCCACTTCGCGGCCCTGCGCCGGGCGCTGCGCTCGGGCGCCAGCGTCGTCGTCCACGACTGCGGGCAGCGCGGCTGGGTCCGCCGCTGGCTCGTGCGCGACGCGCGGCGCCGGGGCGCCGCGGTGCACGTCCTGCTCCTCGCGGTGGACGCGGGCACGGCGCTCGCCGGGCAGGCGGCGCGCGGCCGGACCGTCCCGCCGCGGGTCTTCGCGCGCCACCGCCGGGCGATGGGCGCGCTCGTCGGACGGGTGACGGCCGGGCGTGTCCCGCCGGGGGTCAGCTCGGCCGCCCTGCTCGACCGCGCCTCGGCGCGGGCGGTGCGGGTGATCGCCTTCGGGTAG